The following are encoded in a window of Streptomyces griseiscabiei genomic DNA:
- the pcaG gene encoding protocatechuate 3,4-dioxygenase subunit alpha has product MTKIDTSRPETVLPTPSHTVGPFYGHALPFPGGGDIAPVGHPDTISLQGRILDGEGDPLPDAFLELWGPDPDGNLSRTDGSMRRDPASGGFLGRNGVEFTGWGRIQTDANGHWTARTLRPGARGQSAPYLSVCVFARGLLVHLFTRIYLPGDEAALAADPLLSRVDEARRGTLIAEERGPGAYRFDIRLQGEGETVFLEFQ; this is encoded by the coding sequence ATGACGAAGATCGACACCAGCCGTCCCGAGACGGTGCTCCCGACCCCGTCGCACACGGTCGGCCCCTTCTACGGCCACGCCCTGCCCTTCCCCGGCGGCGGTGACATCGCCCCCGTCGGCCACCCCGACACCATCTCCCTCCAGGGCCGCATCCTCGACGGCGAGGGCGACCCGCTGCCGGACGCCTTCCTGGAGCTGTGGGGCCCGGACCCGGACGGCAACCTCTCCCGGACCGACGGCTCGATGCGGCGCGACCCGGCGAGCGGCGGCTTCCTCGGCCGCAACGGCGTCGAGTTCACCGGCTGGGGGCGCATCCAGACCGACGCGAACGGGCACTGGACGGCGCGTACGCTGCGGCCCGGCGCGCGCGGGCAGAGCGCGCCCTACCTCAGTGTCTGCGTCTTCGCGCGGGGCCTGCTCGTCCATCTGTTCACCCGGATCTATCTGCCGGGCGACGAGGCCGCGCTGGCCGCCGACCCGCTGCTCTCCCGGGTGGACGAGGCGCGCCGGGGCACACTGATCGCCGAGGAGCGGGGCCCCGGCGCCTACCGTTTCGACATCCGCCTTCAGGGCGAAGGCGAAACGGTCTTCCTGGAGTTCCAGTGA
- the pcaB gene encoding 3-carboxy-cis,cis-muconate cycloisomerase: MTSADTDAGLLAPGWTGSPAATATSDTAWLRALLDAEAALTRAQAALGLVPAAAGPAVTSAADSAALDVRSLADRARSGGNPVIPLVADLTKAVGPEYGPYVHRGATSQDIMDTAAMLVAARTLDLVLADLGRTESALAALAAAHRDTAMPGRTLTQHAVPTTFGLKAAGWRSLLLDARDRLAVVRATVPAQLGGAAGTLAAFTVFGATDTAALGAAYASELGLHTPELPWHTLRTPVADLAGALAFTAGALGKIAVDVLTLARTEIAEVAEAGGGGSSAMPHKANPVRSTLIAAAARRAPQLAATLYGALAAEDERPAGAWHAEWEPLRDLLRLVGGAARDAVELTGGLRVDADAMRRHLDLTHGLIVSERLAAGLAPVLGRARARELLTRTAERVYSEGRTLGELLAEEPELKDVDLADLTDPTHYTGSAGALTDRALERR; the protein is encoded by the coding sequence GTGACGTCTGCCGACACCGACGCCGGTCTGCTCGCCCCCGGGTGGACCGGCTCCCCGGCCGCGACCGCGACGAGCGACACCGCCTGGCTGCGGGCGCTGCTCGACGCCGAGGCCGCGCTGACCCGCGCCCAGGCCGCGCTGGGGCTGGTCCCCGCCGCGGCCGGTCCGGCGGTGACCTCGGCGGCGGACTCGGCCGCCCTGGACGTACGGTCCCTGGCCGACCGTGCCCGCTCCGGCGGCAACCCGGTGATCCCGCTGGTCGCCGACCTCACGAAGGCGGTCGGCCCGGAGTACGGCCCGTACGTCCACCGGGGCGCGACCAGCCAGGACATCATGGACACGGCGGCGATGCTGGTGGCCGCCCGCACCCTGGACCTCGTCCTCGCCGACCTCGGCCGCACCGAGTCCGCGCTCGCCGCGCTCGCCGCCGCGCACCGGGACACCGCGATGCCCGGCCGTACCCTCACCCAGCACGCCGTGCCCACGACCTTCGGGCTGAAGGCGGCGGGCTGGCGCTCGCTGCTCCTGGACGCCAGGGACCGGCTCGCGGTCGTCCGGGCGACAGTGCCCGCCCAACTCGGGGGCGCGGCGGGCACCTTGGCGGCCTTCACCGTGTTCGGGGCGACCGACACCGCCGCGCTGGGCGCCGCGTACGCCAGCGAACTCGGCCTGCACACACCGGAGTTGCCCTGGCACACCCTGCGCACCCCGGTCGCGGACCTGGCCGGGGCGCTGGCGTTCACCGCGGGGGCCCTGGGGAAGATCGCGGTGGACGTGCTCACCCTGGCCCGCACGGAGATCGCGGAGGTCGCCGAGGCCGGCGGGGGCGGTTCGTCGGCGATGCCGCACAAGGCGAACCCCGTACGGTCCACGCTGATCGCGGCGGCGGCCCGGCGGGCGCCGCAGCTGGCCGCGACGCTGTACGGCGCGCTGGCCGCCGAGGACGAACGGCCGGCCGGGGCGTGGCACGCGGAGTGGGAACCGTTGCGCGATCTGCTGCGGCTGGTCGGGGGCGCCGCGCGGGACGCGGTGGAACTCACGGGGGGCCTCCGGGTGGACGCCGACGCGATGCGCCGTCACCTGGACCTCACCCATGGGCTGATCGTCTCCGAGCGGCTGGCGGCCGGGCTGGCGCCGGTGCTGGGCCGGGCCCGTGCCAGGGAACTGCTCACCCGGACCGCAGAGCGGGTGTACTCCGAGGGGCGAACGCTGGGCGAACTCCTCGCGGAGGAGCCGGAGTTGAAGGACGTCGACCTCGCGGACCTCACCGACCCCACCCACTACACCGGCTCCGCCGGAGCCCTCACCGACCGTGCCCTGGAGCGACGTTGA